The Artemia franciscana chromosome 18, ASM3288406v1, whole genome shotgun sequence genome includes a window with the following:
- the LOC136038961 gene encoding hexosaminidase D-like, translating to MIFKRITGGSPLRRLRCKQLVLTVFTVLALLIMLSYKSYIPVKPNYLSRNLKNGDDILNGSERRNNVAFIPNDLHKQQADMESGQIQEMIAENGIVELEATEEIPNRSKTAYYNGVPVYYPEETDTKVNVFSERKMTQNGFRASINGANIPEIRAAPFIPEKRVVHFDLKGAPPKVSYLEQVFQIISKLGATHVLLEYEDMFPYANDLSIIKAKNAYSLNEIKSMLSAAGSYNLEVIPLVQTFGHLELALKLKEFSHLREVDESPQAICPSKNSSLDFVTDLIEQIIAVHQSSKFIHIGCDEVFYLGECNICKTKNRNSLFLQHIVKIAQFVRNKGFIPIVWHDMMIHMTFSELKRSGIGNLVEPMIWVYAEDIYRFVPETEWKKFSDVFSTFWSASAYKGAFGETLILPEVKRHIDNNANWLAVMRSEGTRFKNGVRGLVLTGWQRYDHFAVLCELLPGSLPSLAMTLSLVSNARIDLPIAKKVYQVLECINSPKYESFFDLTYDPKLVDKLAYCFFPGASFFKALYRLEKLQNEVDKTWKAATYERGWMTDYNLRYNFSEPSRVDEITSELNSLISSVTVLAKNFIEAMDDIFDVYTVQEWLEQKILPLFELLGKLKSRKKSLKSHKAWKVRPFTSIVDWKKYDLNLEILFKVEKRSDYLVT from the exons CTACAAATCCTACATTCCAGTGAAACCTAATTACCTGTctcgtaatttaaaaaatggagaTGACATACTTAATGGATCCGAACGACGTAACAATGTTGCTTTTATACCGAACGACTTACATAAACAACAAGCAGATATGGAGTCTGGTCAAATACAAGAAATGATTGCTGAAAATGGAATCGTTGAACTAGAAGCTACGGAAGAAATTCCTAACCGATCCAAAACTGCTTATTATAATGGGGTTCCTGTATACTACCCCGAGGAAACTGATACAAAAGTAAAtgtattttcagaaagaaaaatgaCGCAAAATGGTTTCAGAGCTAGTATCAACGGTGCCAATATACCTGAGATAAGAGCTGCCCCTTTCATACCAGAAAAACGGGTTGTTCACTTTGACTTGAAGGGAGCCCCACCTAAAGTTTCATATTTGGAGCAGGTGTTTCAGATTATTTCAAAGCTTGGCGCCACTCATGTGCTTCTCGAGTATGAAGATATGTTTCCTTATGCGAACGATTTATCAATCATTAAAGCGAAAAACGCCTATTCATTGAATGAGATCAAATCAATGCTTAGTGCAGCTGGTAGTTATAATTTGGAGGTAATTCCTTTAGTACAAACATTTGGACATTTAGAGCTTGCGCTAAAGCTTAAAGAATTTTCACACCTTAGGGAAGTTGATGAATCTCCACAAGCAATATGTCCATCTAAAAATAGCTCACTGGATTTTGTAACTGATCTAATTGAGCAGATAATTGCCGTTCACCAATCCTCGAAATTTATTCATATTGGCTGTGATGAGGTGTTCTATCTGGGGGAGTGCAACATTTGCAAAACGAAAAATCGCAATTCGCTTTTTCTACAGCATATTGTTAAAATTGCGCAATTTGTACGGAACAAGGGCTTCATACCGATTGTATGGCACGATATGATGATTCATATGACGTTTTCAGAACTCAAGCGTTCTGGTATTGGCAATCTTGTTGAGCCAATGATCTGGGTCTACGCGGAAGATATTTATCGTTTTGTACCCGAGACGGAATGGAAAAAGTTTTCTGATGTGTTTTCAACATTTTGGAGTGCTAGTGCATACAAAGGTGCTTTTGGTGAGACGTTGATTTTGCCGGAAGTTAAACGTCATATTGATAACAACGCCAACTGGTTAGCTGTAATGAGAAGTGAAGGCACAAGATTTAAAAATGGAGTTCGTGGTCTAGTGTTGACAGGATGGCAGAGGTATGACCATTTTGCCGTTTTATGTGAGTTACTTCCTGGATCTCTACCATCTCTTGCAATGACACTGAGCTTAGTTTCTAATGCCCGTATAGATTTGCCAATAGCAAAAAAGGTGTATCAAGTATTGGAATGCATTAACTCACCGAAGTATGAAAGCTTTTTTGATCTAACTTATGATCCAAAACTGGTGGACAAGCTGGCGTACTGTTTCTTTCCTGGAGCCTCCTTCTTCAAAGCCCTGTACCGGCTAGAAAAACTTCAGAATGAG GTGGACAAGACTTGGAAAGCTGCTACTTACGAGAGAGGCTGGATGACAGACTACAATCTTCGCTACAACTTCTCCGAGCCATCCCGTGTTGACGAAATAACATCTGAGCTCAACAGCCTCATTTCTTCAGTTACAGTTTTAGCAAAAAACTTCATTGAAGCTATGGATGACATATTTGATGTTTATACTGTACAAGAATGGTTGGAGCAGAAAATACTGCCCTTATTTGAATTGCTGGGCAAGTTGAAATCCCggaaaaaatctttgaaaagccATAAGGCGTGGAAAGTGAGACCATTTACCTCAATTGTTGATTGGAAGAAGTATGATCTAAACTTGGAAATCTTGTTCAAGGTAGAAAAACGAAGCGACTATTTAGTTACCTGA